The following are encoded together in the Bos taurus isolate L1 Dominette 01449 registration number 42190680 breed Hereford chromosome 10, ARS-UCD2.0, whole genome shotgun sequence genome:
- the LOC101907658 gene encoding large ribosomal subunit protein eL22-like → MAQQAFKMVPKKDKKPKKSTWKFNLDLTHPVEDGTFDSGNFEQFLWEKVKVNGKTVNLGNVVHIERFKNKIIVISEKQFSKRYLKYLTKKYLKKNNLRDWLRVVASDKETYELRYFQISQDEDESESED, encoded by the coding sequence ATGGCGCAGCAAGCCTTCAAGATGGTGCCGAAGAAAGACAAGAAGCCTAAGAAGTCAACCTGGAAGTTTAATTTGGATCTTACTCATCCAGTAGAAGATGGAACTTTTGATTCGGGAAATTTTGAACAGTTTCTGTGGGAGAAGGTTAAAGTGAATGGAAAAACTGTAAATCTTGGGAATGTCGTTCACATTGAACGCTTCAAGAATAAAATCATAGTCATTTCTGAGAAGCAGTTCTCTAAAAGGTATTTGAAGTACCTTACCAAAAAATACCTTAAAAAGAACAATCTTCGTGATTGGCTTCGTGTGGTTGCATCTGACAAGGAGACTTATGAGCTTCGTTACTTCCAGATTAGTCAAGATGAAGATGAATCTGAGTCTGAGGACTAG